A single Phragmites australis chromosome 4, lpPhrAust1.1, whole genome shotgun sequence DNA region contains:
- the LOC133915396 gene encoding transcription factor LATE FLOWERING-like isoform X2, protein MVKEEEIITEAGGRGYMDMLGLGEDYFKCLSPSSYFFSSVISTTATSATPVASSSPTCASYLDLAPPYHRMLSFTGQEQVHGADGLFGFQYYGGDHAIPVAVPQKSSPTTECSSSISYMSSSPTATAISAISSPKPQAFKKKGSRGGDQRKAAPAAATNKRPRVSRERLGERIIALQQLVSPFGKSDTASVLHEALGYIRFLHDQVQVQESAAGVVVEPPRPSDLRSRGLCLVPISCTEHVAGNGNGADIWSVAVGMAKATAAAENKRTAAMLPYGHHPGHLA, encoded by the exons ATGGTGAAGGAAGAGGAGATCATCACGGAGGCAGGAGGGCGAGGCTACATGGACATGCTTGGCCTCGGAGAGGACTACTTCAAGTGCCTGTCTCCTTCCTCCTACTTCTTTTCCAGTGTCATCTCTACCACGGCCACCAGTGCCACTCCTGTTGCTTCGTCGTCTCCTACCTGCGCCTCCTACCTGGACCTGGCTCCTCCTTATCACCGCATGCTAAGTTTCACTGGCCAAGAGCAGGTCCATGGTGCTGATGGCCTCTTTGGTTTCCAGTACTATGGTGGTGATCACGCGATTCCAGTGGCTGTTCCGCAGAAGTCCAGCCCAACCACCGAGTGCTCGTCCTCCATCTCCTACATGTCGTCCTCGCCGACTGCGACTGCCATCTCGGCCATCTCCAGCCCTAAGCCACAGGCCTTCAAG aagaagggatcaagagGCGGTGATCAGAGAAAGGCTGCGCCTGCTGCTGCTACGAACAAGAGGCCCAGG GTGAGTAGGGAGAGGCTCGGGGAGAGGATCATCGCTCTGCAGCAGCTGGTTTCTCCATTCGGAAAG TCTGATACGGCTTCCGTTCTGCACGAGGCGCTCGGCTACATACGCTTCCTGCACGACCAGGTTCAG GTGCAGGAGAGCGCGGCGGGAGTGGTGGTGGAGCCGCCGCGGCCGAGCGACCTGAGGAGCCGGGGGCTGTGCCTGGTGCCGATCTCGTGCACGGAGCACGTCGCCGGGAACGGCAACGGAGCGGACATCTGGTCTGTGGCGGTGGGGATGGCGAAGGCGACGGCAGCCGCGGAGAACAAGAGGACCGCAGCAATGCTGCCTTATGGTCACCACCCCGGGCATTTGGCCTAG
- the LOC133915396 gene encoding transcription factor bHLH110-like isoform X1 codes for MVKEEEIITEAGGRGYMDMLGLGEDYFKCLSPSSYFFSSVISTTATSATPVASSSPTCASYLDLAPPYHRMLSFTGQEQVHGADGLFGFQYYGGDHAIPVAVPQKSSPTTECSSSISYMSSSPTATAISAISSPKPQAFKKKGSRGGDQRKAAPAAATNKRPRVSRERLGERIIALQQLVSPFGKSDTASVLHEALGYIRFLHDQVQVLSSPYMQRLPPSAHVPVQESAAGVVVEPPRPSDLRSRGLCLVPISCTEHVAGNGNGADIWSVAVGMAKATAAAENKRTAAMLPYGHHPGHLA; via the exons ATGGTGAAGGAAGAGGAGATCATCACGGAGGCAGGAGGGCGAGGCTACATGGACATGCTTGGCCTCGGAGAGGACTACTTCAAGTGCCTGTCTCCTTCCTCCTACTTCTTTTCCAGTGTCATCTCTACCACGGCCACCAGTGCCACTCCTGTTGCTTCGTCGTCTCCTACCTGCGCCTCCTACCTGGACCTGGCTCCTCCTTATCACCGCATGCTAAGTTTCACTGGCCAAGAGCAGGTCCATGGTGCTGATGGCCTCTTTGGTTTCCAGTACTATGGTGGTGATCACGCGATTCCAGTGGCTGTTCCGCAGAAGTCCAGCCCAACCACCGAGTGCTCGTCCTCCATCTCCTACATGTCGTCCTCGCCGACTGCGACTGCCATCTCGGCCATCTCCAGCCCTAAGCCACAGGCCTTCAAG aagaagggatcaagagGCGGTGATCAGAGAAAGGCTGCGCCTGCTGCTGCTACGAACAAGAGGCCCAGG GTGAGTAGGGAGAGGCTCGGGGAGAGGATCATCGCTCTGCAGCAGCTGGTTTCTCCATTCGGAAAG TCTGATACGGCTTCCGTTCTGCACGAGGCGCTCGGCTACATACGCTTCCTGCACGACCAGGTTCAG GTCCTGAGCTCGCCGTACATGCAGCGCCTGCCGCCCTCTGCGCACGTCCCG GTGCAGGAGAGCGCGGCGGGAGTGGTGGTGGAGCCGCCGCGGCCGAGCGACCTGAGGAGCCGGGGGCTGTGCCTGGTGCCGATCTCGTGCACGGAGCACGTCGCCGGGAACGGCAACGGAGCGGACATCTGGTCTGTGGCGGTGGGGATGGCGAAGGCGACGGCAGCCGCGGAGAACAAGAGGACCGCAGCAATGCTGCCTTATGGTCACCACCCCGGGCATTTGGCCTAG